The proteins below are encoded in one region of Fimbriimonadaceae bacterium:
- a CDS encoding PEP-CTERM sorting domain-containing protein gives MHKTKTSLVVLALGGISQAQTLYAVAQDRGLYSIDVSNAAATKLATLSEEAFGLHIWAGDGSPYAGTVYVTNGAGELKSVLNLQTGQLSDVLYTLGGGTGTPDLDFGNDPAEGDALVAATDEAETGFVISPPAKGPIKKLKPDSSIGRAMAFGYNGTSYYTLDSTSGGQKVFKTSTSGNATEIGALSGAKADIDGVAWSGSAFYGLDVNGGLYSLDLDTAKATYIGDTKVVGWRDGSFGDPVPEPATLLTLAAAVGLLGRRRKGA, from the coding sequence ATGCATAAAACCAAAACAAGCCTCGTCGTACTCGCTCTGGGCGGCATCTCCCAGGCGCAGACCCTCTACGCGGTCGCCCAAGACCGTGGCCTGTACTCCATCGACGTGTCCAACGCGGCCGCGACCAAGCTCGCCACCCTTTCGGAAGAGGCCTTCGGCCTGCACATCTGGGCGGGAGACGGCTCGCCCTATGCGGGGACCGTCTACGTCACGAACGGAGCCGGGGAGCTCAAGAGCGTCCTGAACCTGCAGACGGGCCAGCTCAGCGACGTCCTTTACACGCTCGGCGGCGGCACCGGCACGCCGGATTTGGATTTCGGGAACGACCCGGCGGAAGGCGACGCGCTCGTCGCGGCCACCGACGAGGCCGAGACCGGCTTTGTGATCAGCCCGCCCGCGAAGGGGCCGATCAAGAAGCTGAAGCCTGACTCCTCGATCGGGCGCGCGATGGCCTTTGGCTATAACGGGACGAGCTACTACACGCTCGACTCCACCAGCGGCGGCCAGAAAGTGTTCAAGACCTCGACCTCGGGCAACGCCACCGAGATCGGCGCGCTCTCGGGCGCGAAGGCGGACATCGACGGCGTTGCTTGGAGCGGCTCGGCCTTCTATGGGCTCGACGTCAATGGCGGGCTCTACTCACTGGACCTGGATACGGCCAAGGCGACGTACATTGGGGACACCAAGGTCGTCGGTTGGCGCGACGGCAGCTTTGGGGACCCGGTTCCAGAGCCGGCGACGCTCCTCACGCTCGCCGCCGCCGTCGGTCTCCTTGGGCGTCGCCGAAAAGGCGCCTAG
- a CDS encoding trypsin-like serine protease: protein MNSTIRNIALAALVTATTASFAIIRLDTKPDADYIKFGDEFKFVGKVSDKGGWGSGTLVAEQYVLTAAHVVDGLKARDLTFSLNGKDYEVEEICLNDKNPWKEGESKGKGNDVAVLKLKDKVAGTDPAKFYGGKWDTKTLYAAEAAFAGFGYYGDGKTGKDDKDDKRRAATNAIDAIDLVNPTNNEKIIQNTFMVDFDNGEEANNTMKKFSPLGANESVAAPTTLEGCTASGDSGGGFFIKVGKEWHIAGVAESADSSVYGAVPFFTALRDNQAWVDTKVVPEPGTMLAVAALLAGPVLRLRRKRD from the coding sequence ATGAACAGCACGATTCGAAACATCGCCCTCGCGGCTCTCGTCACCGCAACCACCGCCAGCTTCGCCATCATCCGGCTGGACACGAAGCCCGACGCCGACTACATCAAGTTCGGCGACGAGTTCAAGTTCGTCGGCAAGGTCTCTGACAAAGGCGGCTGGGGCAGCGGCACCCTCGTCGCCGAGCAGTACGTGCTCACCGCCGCCCACGTAGTGGACGGCCTCAAGGCGCGAGACCTGACGTTTTCGCTGAACGGCAAGGACTACGAAGTCGAAGAGATCTGCCTGAACGACAAGAACCCTTGGAAGGAGGGCGAATCGAAGGGCAAGGGCAACGACGTCGCTGTCCTGAAGCTGAAGGACAAGGTCGCCGGCACCGACCCGGCTAAGTTCTATGGCGGCAAGTGGGACACGAAGACCCTTTACGCAGCGGAGGCCGCCTTCGCCGGCTTTGGCTATTACGGCGACGGCAAGACGGGCAAGGACGACAAAGACGACAAGCGACGGGCGGCCACCAACGCGATCGACGCCATCGACCTCGTTAACCCGACGAACAACGAAAAGATCATCCAGAACACTTTCATGGTGGACTTCGACAACGGCGAAGAGGCCAACAACACCATGAAGAAGTTCTCCCCACTGGGCGCGAACGAGTCGGTCGCGGCACCGACAACGCTCGAAGGCTGCACGGCTTCGGGTGACAGCGGGGGAGGCTTCTTCATCAAGGTCGGCAAGGAGTGGCACATCGCGGGAGTCGCGGAGAGCGCAGACTCGTCCGTCTATGGAGCGGTGCCCTTCTTCACGGCGCTTCGCGACAACCAGGCTTGGGTCGATACCAAGGTCGTCCCGGAACCGGGCACCATGCTCGCCGTCGCCGCGCTCCTGGCCGGGCCCGTCCTGCGGCTCCGACGCAAGCGCGACTAA